In Mastomys coucha isolate ucsf_1 unplaced genomic scaffold, UCSF_Mcou_1 pScaffold5, whole genome shotgun sequence, one genomic interval encodes:
- the Bnip1 gene encoding vesicle transport protein SEC20: MAAPQDVHVRICNQEIVKFDLEVKALIQDIRDCSGPLSELTELNTKVKEKFQQLKHRIQELEQSAREQDKESDKQLLLQEVENHKKQMLSNQTSWRKANLTCKLAIDNLEKAELLQGGDSLRQRKTTKESLAQTSSTITESLMGISRMMSQQVQQSEEAMQTLVSSSRTLLDANEEFKSMSGTIQLGRKLITKYNRRELTDKLLIFLALALFLATVLYIVKKRLFPFL; this comes from the exons ATGGCGGCTCCCCAGGATGTCCACGTCCGGATCTGTAACCAAGAGATTGTCAAATTCGACCTGGAGGTGAAGGCGCTTATCCAG GATATTCGAGATTGTTCTGGACCCTTAAGTGAGCTTACTGAACTGAATACTAAAGTGAAAGAAAAGTTCCAACAGTTAAAACACAGGATCCAG GAGCTTGAGCAGTCAGCAAGGGAGCAAGACAAGGAGTCGGATAAGCAGCTTCTACTTCAGGAAGTGGAGAACCACAAAAAGCAGATGCTCAG CAACCAGACCTCATGGCGGAAAGCCAATCTTACGTGCAAGCTTGCCATCGACAACCTGGAGAAGGCAGAACTTCTGCAAGGAGGAGACTCCTTAAGGCAGAG GAAAACTACCAAAGAGAGTTTGGCGCAGACCTCCAGCACCATCACTGAGAGTCTCATGGGGATCAGCAGGATGATGTCACAACAGGTGCAGCAGAGTGAGGAGGCTATGCAGACTCTAG TCAGTTCCTCACGGACTCTCCTGGATGCAAACGAAGAGTTTAAGTCCATGTCAGGAACCATCCAGTTGGGCCGGAAGCTCATCACAAAATACAACCGCCGCGAACTGACAGACAAGCTCCTCATCTTCCTCGCCCTGGCCCTGTTCCTTGCCACGGTCCTCTATATTGTGAAAAAGCGCCTCTTTCCATTTTTGTAA